In Tenacibaculum pacificus, a single window of DNA contains:
- a CDS encoding YbaB/EbfC family nucleoid-associated protein produces MFGDISGMMSKIKDAQKKVEETKKRLNTVLVDEATANGSLKITVTANNEIKSISIHESLLEDKEELEDYLILTLNKALKKAGAINEHELAVAAQDGMPNIPGMDMFK; encoded by the coding sequence ATGTTTGGAGATATTTCAGGAATGATGAGTAAAATAAAAGATGCTCAAAAAAAAGTAGAAGAAACTAAAAAAAGATTAAATACTGTTTTAGTTGATGAAGCGACTGCAAATGGAAGCTTAAAGATTACAGTTACCGCAAATAACGAAATTAAGTCAATTTCAATTCATGAGTCTTTATTAGAAGATAAAGAAGAATTAGAAGATTATTTAATTTTAACTTTAAACAAAGCCTTAAAAAAAGCAGGTGCAATTAACGAACACGAATTAGCCGTTGCTGCTCAAGACGGAATGCCAAACATTCCTGGAATGGATATGTTTAAATAA
- a CDS encoding S9 family peptidase, producing the protein MKKDIKAPIADKQSKTLEKHGDIRTDDYFWMRLTDAQKNAEVKDEQTQKVYDYLTEENSYYEARTENTKEFQTQLFEEMKGRIKEDDESVPYKSNGYFYITRYEKGQQYPIHSRKKETLEASEEILFNVNDEAKGHDYFQLGGLSISPDNKLTTFATDTVSRRQYIIRIKNLETGEIYPDKIENTTGGTVWANDNKTIFYTKKDPETLRSSQIYKHVLGTDVASDVLVFEEKDETFGAFITKTKSKKYLVMGSYSTVSNEYQILEADNPNGDFRMIQPRERDLEYDIAHYEDHFYIKTNKDGATNFKLMKTPEDKTTKENWVDVIPHREDTLFEDFSIFKEYLVLEERTNGLNKIRIKRWDNTEDYYLPFTEETYSAGVHGNPDFDTDIIRYSYNSMTTPSSVIDFNMKNQSKEIKKEQEVLGGKFNKENYISKRIWVTARDGKKVALSIVHHKDTKLSKDTPILQYAYGSYGHTISDGFSTTRLSLLDRGFVYALAHIRGSEYLGREWYEDGKMLNKKNTFNDFVDCSKYLIDNNYTSSKHLYAMGGSAGGLLMGAIINMNPELYNGIIAAVPFVDVISTMLDDTIPLTTGEYDEWGNPNDKEYYEYMKSYSPYDQVAPKAYPNMLITTGLHDSQVQYWEPAKWIAKLRDVKTNDNVLFLHTNMEAGHGGASGRFDALKETAEEYSFFLMLEDKLEK; encoded by the coding sequence ATGAAGAAAGATATAAAAGCTCCAATTGCTGATAAGCAATCTAAAACATTAGAGAAACACGGAGATATACGTACAGATGATTATTTTTGGATGCGTTTAACAGATGCTCAGAAAAATGCTGAGGTTAAAGATGAACAAACTCAAAAAGTTTATGATTATTTAACAGAGGAAAATTCTTATTACGAAGCACGTACTGAAAATACAAAAGAATTTCAGACACAGTTATTTGAAGAAATGAAAGGGCGTATTAAAGAAGATGATGAATCTGTGCCTTATAAAAGTAATGGTTATTTTTATATTACACGCTATGAAAAAGGACAGCAATATCCTATTCACAGTCGTAAAAAAGAAACTTTAGAGGCTAGTGAAGAGATTTTATTTAATGTCAATGATGAAGCTAAAGGACATGATTATTTTCAATTAGGTGGTTTAAGTATTTCTCCTGATAATAAATTAACCACTTTTGCGACGGATACCGTAAGTCGTCGTCAATATATTATCAGAATAAAAAATTTAGAAACAGGTGAAATTTATCCTGATAAAATAGAAAACACAACTGGTGGTACTGTTTGGGCAAATGATAATAAAACAATCTTTTATACTAAAAAAGATCCTGAAACATTACGTAGCTCACAGATTTACAAACATGTTTTAGGAACTGATGTTGCTTCTGATGTGTTAGTTTTTGAAGAAAAAGATGAAACTTTTGGTGCTTTTATAACCAAAACAAAATCTAAAAAATACTTAGTAATGGGGTCGTATAGTACGGTTTCTAACGAATATCAAATTTTAGAAGCTGATAATCCTAATGGTGACTTTAGAATGATTCAACCACGTGAGCGTGATTTAGAATACGATATCGCACATTACGAAGATCATTTTTATATCAAAACAAATAAAGACGGAGCAACCAACTTTAAGTTGATGAAAACTCCAGAAGATAAAACAACCAAAGAAAACTGGGTTGATGTAATACCACATAGAGAAGATACTTTATTTGAAGATTTTTCTATTTTTAAAGAGTATTTAGTTTTAGAAGAAAGAACTAACGGTTTAAATAAAATAAGAATTAAACGTTGGGATAATACAGAAGATTATTATTTACCATTTACTGAAGAAACTTATTCGGCAGGTGTACACGGAAATCCAGATTTTGATACTGATATAATTCGTTATTCATATAACTCAATGACAACGCCTAGTTCTGTTATTGATTTCAATATGAAAAATCAATCTAAAGAAATTAAAAAAGAACAAGAAGTTTTAGGCGGAAAGTTTAATAAAGAGAACTATATCAGTAAACGTATTTGGGTTACTGCACGTGATGGTAAAAAGGTAGCTTTGTCAATAGTACATCATAAAGATACAAAACTATCAAAAGATACTCCTATTTTACAATATGCTTATGGTTCTTATGGTCATACAATTTCTGATGGATTTTCAACAACTCGTTTAAGTTTATTAGATAGAGGTTTTGTATATGCATTGGCACATATTAGAGGAAGCGAGTATTTAGGTCGTGAGTGGTATGAAGATGGTAAAATGTTAAACAAGAAAAATACTTTTAATGATTTTGTAGATTGTTCTAAGTATTTAATCGATAATAATTATACTTCTTCAAAACATTTATATGCTATGGGAGGTTCTGCTGGAGGTTTATTAATGGGAGCAATTATTAATATGAATCCTGAATTATATAACGGAATTATAGCTGCTGTACCTTTTGTTGATGTAATTTCGACCATGTTAGATGATACTATCCCGTTAACAACAGGTGAATATGACGAATGGGGAAACCCGAATGATAAAGAATATTATGAGTATATGAAATCATATTCTCCTTATGACCAAGTAGCTCCGAAGGCATATCCAAACATGTTAATTACTACAGGTTTACATGATAGTCAGGTACAATATTGGGAACCAGCAAAATGGATTGCCAAACTTAGAGATGTAAAAACAAATGACAACGTGTTATTTTTACATACAAACATGGAAGCAGGGCATGGAGGTGCTTCTGGTAGGTTTGACGCATTAAAAGAAACAGCAGAAGAATATAGCTTCTTTTTAATGTTAGAGGATAAGTTAGAAAAATAA
- a CDS encoding PLP-dependent cysteine synthase family protein has product MNRHKGITNSILDLIGQTPMIKLNKITKGLLGTYYAKIEAFNPGHSAKDRIALHIIESAEKKGILKKGDLIVETTSGNTGFSIAMISVIKGYKCLLAVSDKSSQDKIDMLKSMGAEVHVCPANVPADDPRSYYEVAKRLHRENPGSIYINQYFNELNIEAHYKSTGPEVWKQTKGKVTHVVIASGTGGTISGTGKYLKEKNPKIKILGVDAIGSVLKKYHETGEFDEKEISPYKIEGLGKNLIPTATDFDVIDFYEKVSDKAAALKSRELVKVEGLFCGYTSGAVLQATKQYADKGFFDKDSVVVVVLPDHGSRYMNKIYSDTWMKEQGFLE; this is encoded by the coding sequence ATGAATAGACATAAAGGAATTACCAATTCAATTTTAGATTTAATAGGGCAAACCCCTATGATAAAGTTAAATAAAATAACAAAAGGTCTTTTAGGTACATATTACGCAAAAATAGAAGCTTTTAATCCTGGGCATTCAGCAAAAGATAGAATAGCTTTACACATTATTGAAAGTGCTGAGAAAAAAGGTATCTTAAAAAAAGGAGATCTTATTGTTGAAACAACTTCTGGAAATACAGGTTTTTCAATAGCAATGATTAGTGTTATTAAAGGATATAAATGTCTTTTGGCTGTTAGTGATAAATCATCACAAGATAAAATTGATATGTTAAAATCAATGGGAGCTGAGGTACATGTTTGCCCTGCGAATGTTCCTGCGGATGATCCTCGGTCATATTATGAAGTAGCAAAAAGATTACATAGAGAAAACCCTGGTTCTATTTATATCAATCAATATTTTAATGAATTAAACATAGAAGCTCATTATAAAAGTACAGGTCCTGAAGTTTGGAAGCAAACAAAAGGTAAAGTAACACATGTTGTTATTGCTAGTGGGACAGGAGGAACAATTTCTGGTACAGGTAAATATTTAAAAGAGAAAAATCCGAAGATAAAAATTTTAGGAGTAGATGCGATAGGTTCTGTTTTGAAAAAATATCATGAAACAGGTGAGTTTGATGAAAAAGAAATATCGCCTTATAAAATTGAAGGTTTAGGAAAGAATTTAATTCCAACGGCAACCGATTTTGATGTTATTGATTTTTATGAAAAAGTATCAGATAAAGCAGCAGCACTTAAATCAAGAGAATTAGTAAAAGTAGAAGGTTTATTTTGTGGATATACTTCAGGAGCCGTTTTACAAGCAACGAAACAATATGCCGATAAAGGTTTTTTTGATAAAGATAGTGTTGTAGTTGTTGTTTTGCCAGATCATGGGTCTCGTTATATGAATAAAATTTATTCTGATACTTGGATGAAAGAACAAGGCTTTTTAGAATAA